In a genomic window of Borrelia maritima:
- a CDS encoding GldG family protein, with amino-acid sequence MKNKENEVFNLTLNLTIIFLIFCNISIFIFKIDFTKHKAFTISNVTKNLFSSANETIYITYYNSGSLENYFAFPNQIKNFLISFSDASKGKVIYKELDADKISTPLEHIGIPSQQIDLRDINQLSILKIYSGIEIIYEGKREVIPVVTEISNLEYDLANGLDKLINNTKKVLGLAFGDSALKEAHKNFSEIMKKAFSIEIKEIDLKTEKLEDIRKEINGLFIIGVKEIDEEIVKKIDDFIVNDGKIFIATSAIDYNPQNPYGITPIKSKLFDLFESYGIKYNDNIILDKRAPTIFLGGDFQTYYPWILIDKSNIVKKDIPLLKNFYAATIPWSSSLELIKKDEEEVKFLPLFASSKQSWQVKEPNLSNISLNAFEVPNKFEENKLKILGYAIEGKIKSLYKEQYSKNSKIILTGSSMIFSDYMYNGSPSNFELSGRISDYLMQKEEFFNIKSREMRAKLKFASSSNEMVNTKFSLIIVNLIILPTIILIFGLARFARKRKAN; translated from the coding sequence ATGAAAAATAAAGAAAATGAAGTTTTCAACCTAACCTTAAACCTTACAATAATCTTTTTAATTTTTTGCAATATATCTATTTTCATTTTCAAAATAGACTTTACAAAACACAAAGCTTTTACAATATCTAATGTTACAAAAAATTTATTTTCAAGCGCAAATGAAACAATATATATAACATATTACAATTCAGGAAGCCTTGAAAACTACTTTGCTTTCCCAAACCAAATAAAAAATTTTTTAATAAGCTTTTCTGATGCTTCAAAAGGCAAGGTAATTTACAAAGAACTTGACGCTGATAAAATTTCAACCCCATTAGAGCACATTGGCATTCCTTCTCAGCAAATCGATTTAAGAGATATTAATCAGCTCTCAATACTTAAAATATATTCAGGAATTGAAATTATTTACGAAGGGAAAAGAGAAGTAATACCGGTTGTAACAGAAATCAGTAATTTGGAATATGACCTTGCAAATGGACTTGACAAACTAATAAACAATACAAAAAAAGTTTTAGGACTTGCTTTTGGGGACAGCGCCCTAAAAGAAGCACATAAAAACTTTTCCGAAATAATGAAAAAAGCATTCAGTATTGAAATAAAAGAAATAGATTTAAAAACCGAAAAATTAGAAGACATAAGAAAAGAAATAAATGGATTATTCATTATTGGTGTTAAAGAAATTGATGAAGAGATTGTAAAAAAAATTGACGATTTTATCGTTAATGATGGGAAAATATTTATTGCAACAAGCGCAATTGACTACAATCCTCAAAATCCATATGGAATAACTCCTATTAAATCCAAACTATTTGATCTATTTGAAAGTTATGGTATAAAATACAACGACAATATTATTCTTGATAAAAGAGCCCCTACAATCTTTTTAGGTGGGGATTTTCAAACCTACTACCCATGGATATTAATAGACAAAAGTAATATTGTAAAAAAAGATATACCATTACTTAAAAATTTCTATGCTGCTACAATTCCTTGGAGTAGTTCATTAGAACTTATAAAAAAAGATGAAGAAGAAGTAAAATTTTTACCTCTATTTGCAAGCTCCAAACAATCATGGCAAGTTAAAGAGCCTAATCTTTCAAACATATCTTTGAATGCATTTGAAGTTCCAAATAAATTTGAAGAGAATAAACTTAAAATACTAGGATATGCTATTGAAGGAAAAATTAAAAGCCTCTATAAAGAACAATATTCTAAAAATTCTAAAATAATTCTAACAGGATCAAGTATGATATTTAGTGATTATATGTACAACGGATCTCCATCCAACTTTGAACTATCAGGCAGAATCTCAGACTATTTAATGCAAAAAGAAGAATTTTTTAATATTAAATCTAGAGAAATGCGCGCTAAATTAAAATTTGCAAGCTCTTCAAACGAAATGGTCAACACAAAGTTTTCATTAATAATTGTTAACTTAATTATTCTTCCAACAATAATACTAATATTTGGACTTGCTAGATTTGCTAGAAAAAGAAAAGCAAATTAA
- a CDS encoding ABC transporter permease encodes MKIDLKQSLSLSKKELKILFGTPTAYVVMLFFLIFINFSFIFLSGFFIKDNASLTSYFSSMPIILMLVLPALSMGVFSEEHKTGSIELLYALPLSPQEIVLGKFITLKIFTLMLFALTLPLTIMAIFMGEFDLGIIFLQYLGIILYSLSVLSMGTFISSITKSQIVSYILTVFTLILILFSGKLVMIFGKENIIGGMLNFISITNHFSYFNMGILNLSDFIYFITFTITFLMLSTYSITLKKWR; translated from the coding sequence ATGAAAATAGATTTAAAGCAATCTTTATCGCTTTCTAAAAAAGAACTAAAAATATTATTTGGAACTCCAACTGCATACGTTGTGATGTTATTCTTTTTAATATTCATAAATTTTTCATTTATTTTTTTATCAGGATTTTTTATTAAAGACAATGCATCTCTTACTTCTTATTTCTCTTCAATGCCTATTATTTTAATGTTAGTACTTCCAGCACTTAGCATGGGAGTGTTCTCAGAAGAACATAAAACAGGAAGCATTGAGCTTCTTTATGCTCTACCACTAAGCCCTCAAGAAATTGTCTTAGGGAAATTCATTACTCTTAAAATATTTACACTAATGCTATTTGCACTTACTTTACCTCTTACAATAATGGCGATTTTCATGGGCGAATTTGATCTTGGCATAATATTTCTTCAATATTTAGGGATAATTCTTTATTCTCTTTCAGTGCTAAGTATGGGAACATTTATCTCGTCTATTACAAAAAGTCAAATAGTCTCTTACATTCTAACTGTATTTACATTGATATTAATACTATTTTCCGGGAAATTGGTCATGATCTTCGGAAAAGAAAATATAATAGGGGGAATGCTTAATTTTATTTCAATCACTAATCACTTTAGTTATTTTAATATGGGCATACTAAACTTATCAGACTTTATTTATTTTATTACATTCACGATCACATTTCTAATGCTAAGCACATACAGCATAACGTTAAAAAAATGGAGATAA
- a CDS encoding ABC transporter ATP-binding protein encodes MINVEKVNKMYGSFTALSNVSFKVEEGEVLGILGPNGAGKSTLIKILTSFHYPNKGNVKIFGKDIVEHSKEILQQMGYVPEKLALYPELSVKEYLKFISEIKGVKKLKKEIDRVVSIFKLKEVEDKLISQLSKGFKQRVGIAGALINSPKLVILDEPTNGLDPNQIIEFKEFLKELTKESTILFSSHILSEVESICKRIIIVNNGAIVADDTKENIIKNKLKEIEIELTILKKSENEKKIFNSKNDIFKLIHLEEYEENLNISLKLSQGKTEEDLFSYIVKNNIILKAMIPKHESLEKIFSKLTKEREQ; translated from the coding sequence ATGATAAATGTAGAAAAAGTTAACAAAATGTATGGTTCATTTACAGCACTATCTAATGTCAGCTTTAAAGTTGAAGAAGGCGAAGTGCTTGGCATACTTGGCCCAAACGGAGCTGGAAAGTCAACATTAATCAAAATCTTAACATCATTTCATTATCCAAATAAAGGTAATGTAAAAATTTTTGGAAAAGACATTGTAGAGCATTCAAAAGAAATACTACAACAAATGGGATACGTTCCTGAAAAACTAGCTCTTTATCCAGAGCTTTCTGTTAAAGAATATTTAAAATTCATATCAGAAATAAAAGGCGTTAAAAAATTAAAAAAAGAAATTGACAGAGTAGTAAGTATATTCAAATTAAAAGAAGTTGAAGATAAGCTTATTTCTCAACTTTCAAAAGGATTTAAACAAAGAGTGGGAATAGCTGGTGCTTTAATAAACAGCCCTAAACTCGTAATACTTGATGAGCCAACAAATGGCCTTGACCCGAACCAAATAATTGAGTTTAAAGAATTCTTAAAAGAACTCACAAAAGAAAGTACAATATTATTCTCTTCACACATACTAAGCGAAGTAGAATCTATTTGCAAAAGAATTATTATTGTCAACAACGGAGCAATTGTTGCTGATGACACAAAAGAAAATATTATTAAAAATAAACTTAAAGAGATTGAAATAGAATTAACAATTTTAAAAAAATCTGAAAATGAAAAAAAAATTTTTAATAGCAAAAATGATATTTTTAAATTAATACACCTTGAAGAATACGAGGAAAACTTAAACATTTCATTAAAACTATCTCAAGGCAAAACAGAAGAAGATCTTTTTAGCTACATAGTAAAAAATAATATAATCTTAAAAGCAATGATTCCAAAACATGAAAGCCTTGAAAAGATATTTAGCAAACTAACCAAGGAGAGAGAACAATGA
- a CDS encoding ribonuclease Z encodes MGFNINIIGTGGTRPLHNRYLSSVLIEYNGDNFLFDCGEGTQMSLRKQKISWQKIKMICITHLHADHITGLLGIVMLMSQSGETRKEPLIIAGPIGIKNYTQTNINMLKIYKNYEIIYKEIIIDKTEKIIYEDKTKKIEYTRLKHSIECVGYLFIEKDKPGKFNTEKAEELNIPKGPIRKMLQDGKEIQINGKIIRPSEILGKSQKGLKVAYITDTGYFKKLIQQIENFNLVIIESTFKNELKKEADKKLHLTAGGAANIVKQAKVLQTGLIHFSERYTLRKDLENLLKEAKLEYPDGEIFLTKDGMRLEASKNNFIIK; translated from the coding sequence TTGGGATTTAATATTAACATCATAGGAACTGGAGGAACAAGACCACTCCACAATAGATATTTGTCATCCGTGCTAATCGAATATAATGGAGATAATTTTTTATTCGATTGTGGAGAAGGGACCCAAATGTCTTTAAGGAAACAAAAAATATCTTGGCAAAAAATAAAAATGATCTGCATTACACACTTACATGCTGACCACATCACAGGACTACTTGGAATAGTAATGCTAATGTCACAAAGTGGAGAAACCAGAAAAGAACCATTAATAATTGCTGGACCTATTGGAATAAAAAACTATACACAAACTAATATAAATATGCTTAAAATATATAAAAACTATGAAATAATTTATAAAGAAATAATTATAGATAAAACCGAAAAAATAATATATGAAGATAAAACAAAAAAAATTGAATACACCAGACTAAAGCATTCAATAGAATGTGTTGGATATTTATTCATAGAAAAAGATAAACCTGGCAAATTCAATACAGAAAAAGCAGAAGAGCTAAATATCCCTAAAGGACCTATTAGAAAAATGCTGCAAGATGGAAAAGAAATACAAATAAATGGGAAAATTATAAGGCCATCAGAAATACTTGGGAAATCTCAAAAAGGATTAAAAGTTGCATACATTACAGATACTGGTTATTTTAAAAAGCTAATACAGCAAATTGAAAATTTTAACCTTGTAATAATTGAAAGCACATTTAAAAATGAGCTTAAAAAAGAAGCAGATAAAAAACTTCACTTAACAGCTGGTGGGGCAGCAAATATTGTCAAACAAGCAAAAGTTTTGCAAACAGGACTTATTCATTTTAGCGAAAGATATACATTAAGAAAAGATCTTGAAAACTTACTAAAGGAGGCAAAATTGGAGTATCCAGATGGAGAAATCTTTTTAACAAAAGATGGAATGAGGCTTGAAGCAAGCAAAAATAACTTTATTATTAAATAG
- a CDS encoding NAD(P)/FAD-dependent oxidoreductase, translating to MHYEFAVIGGGIAGSTVTYELLKRNKKVILFDDQDTKATTIAGGLINPIMGRKMNIAWKESHMFEFAKNYYQEIEKTIKSNFFIEKNIFRPFTTENQKNELIDKIENDKNMKKFILKILDGKIYNFSNDSNGGIIIKGARINAKTYIKNIKKYLIEKKSYIKKNIDENKIKLGESFFKIEDFKFEKLIFAKGYKEKLKGFFSYLPFEPAKGEIIILECKKLNFKEIYNRHVSLIHLKGNKFYLGGTYEWNTWNTLTNEWAKLELLKKFKKITNLKCKVITQKAHIRPSTLDREPFLGEHPKYKNIFILNGFGTRGISMAPYLSNLLVNNIEKIEKIPNHYNIQRYAKYYNI from the coding sequence ATGCATTATGAATTTGCAGTCATTGGAGGAGGAATAGCAGGAAGCACTGTTACTTACGAACTACTTAAAAGAAATAAAAAAGTGATTCTTTTTGACGATCAAGATACAAAAGCAACAACAATAGCAGGCGGACTTATTAATCCCATTATGGGTAGAAAAATGAACATTGCTTGGAAAGAATCTCATATGTTTGAATTTGCAAAAAATTACTACCAAGAAATTGAAAAAACCATTAAATCCAACTTTTTTATAGAAAAAAATATCTTTAGACCCTTTACTACTGAAAATCAAAAAAATGAACTGATTGACAAAATTGAAAATGATAAAAATATGAAAAAATTTATTTTGAAAATACTAGATGGAAAAATTTACAATTTCTCCAATGACTCTAACGGTGGAATAATAATAAAAGGAGCTAGAATTAATGCAAAAACATATATAAAAAATATTAAAAAATACTTAATTGAAAAAAAATCATACATAAAAAAAAATATAGACGAAAATAAAATTAAACTTGGAGAAAGTTTTTTCAAAATAGAAGATTTCAAATTTGAAAAATTAATATTTGCAAAAGGATATAAAGAAAAACTTAAAGGATTTTTTTCCTACCTACCATTTGAGCCTGCAAAAGGCGAAATCATTATATTAGAATGCAAAAAATTAAATTTTAAAGAGATTTACAATAGACATGTATCTTTAATTCACTTAAAAGGCAATAAATTTTACCTTGGGGGTACTTACGAATGGAACACTTGGAATACACTTACAAATGAATGGGCAAAATTAGAGCTGTTAAAAAAATTTAAAAAAATAACAAATCTAAAATGCAAAGTCATTACTCAAAAAGCACACATAAGGCCTTCAACTCTTGACAGAGAACCTTTCTTAGGAGAACACCCTAAGTATAAAAATATCTTTATATTAAATGGTTTTGGAACAAGGGGAATATCTATGGCTCCATACTTATCTAATTTATTAGTTAACAATATTGAAAAAATTGAAAAAATTCCAAATCATTATAATATTCAAAGATATGCAAAATATTATAATATTTGA
- a CDS encoding ATP-dependent Clp protease proteolytic subunit — MTSKEDDNDNDNDNDNDNDNDNDNVYVSHDKSLMLVLKSRSIVIAGEITKDVSRLFQEKILLLETLDFKKPIFVYIDSEGGDIDAGFAIFNMIRFVKPKVFTVGVGLVASAAALIFLAAKLENRFSLPFARYLLHQPLSGFKGVATDIEIYTNELNKVKKELNNIISKETGQKISKIERDTDRDFWLDSDAAKKYGLVFEVVETKFQLEEFISS, encoded by the coding sequence ATGACTAGTAAAGAAGATGATAATGATAATGATAATGATAATGATAATGATAATGATAATGATAATGATAATGTTTATGTTTCGCATGATAAATCATTGATGTTAGTTTTAAAGAGTAGATCAATAGTGATTGCTGGTGAGATTACCAAGGATGTTTCTCGGCTTTTTCAGGAAAAAATATTATTGTTAGAGACTTTAGATTTTAAAAAGCCTATATTTGTATACATTGATTCAGAAGGTGGAGATATTGATGCTGGATTTGCTATTTTTAATATGATTCGGTTTGTTAAACCCAAAGTTTTTACAGTTGGGGTAGGGCTTGTTGCTAGTGCTGCTGCTTTAATTTTTTTGGCTGCAAAATTAGAAAATAGATTTTCACTGCCTTTTGCCAGATATTTATTGCATCAACCTTTAAGCGGATTTAAGGGGGTTGCTACAGATATTGAGATTTATACTAATGAGTTAAATAAAGTTAAAAAAGAGCTTAATAATATTATTTCAAAAGAAACAGGCCAAAAGATTTCTAAAATAGAAAGGGATACTGACAGAGATTTTTGGTTAGACAGTGATGCTGCAAAAAAGTATGGACTTGTATTTGAAGTTGTTGAGACAAAGTTTCAACTCGAAGAGTTTATTTCTTCTTAG